GTCTGAAGTCTTCGTAAACTATCCTCTACAGCTCGTTTAATCCAATATTTTGAGCTTCCAGATTGATTGGGTCCACTGCCCATGGGAAAACCACCTTTAGTGGCCAGAAGTATATCCTCCCTGCGTCCTTTTAGTAGTTCACCTAAAATTTCTTCTGCTTGACCACTTGAGTAGACATCCGCAGTATCGATCAGGTTGACTCCTGCAGCCAAAGCTTCATCCAGAATGGGTTCACACTCTTTCTTCGTGTTGTTTCCCCAAAAGCCAAATGTACCAGTACCTAATACAAAACTGCTTACTTTAAGACCTGTATTACCTAATACACGATATTCCATCTTCAATCATTCCTTTCTGTTCGTTAATATTGTTAGTTTCTTTTTATTCAAAATTTAGAACAATCATTCTAGTATATGGACGGAACTTTCTCTATCCTTTACATGCCCAAGAGTTTGCTCCACTGGAATCCCTGGGGCGTTAAGGTTCTAATAGAACAGATTCCTCTACCATAACCAATAGGAACAGGTTGTACCAGGCCTCCTCTACTTGATCTGGATCAAAGCCTGTACCTTTCTTAACTGTTCATCCTTTTTTGTGCTACTCACAACATTAAAGAATGATCATTCTAAAAAACGAGCAAGTAACTATTTCCTTAAGAGGTAGCAACTGCTATCTCAATAAATCCTTCACTTCTTGCCATTACATTCTCCTTTCTCGCGTCATCAGTATAACATATCGAGAACGTTCGGTAAAGAAATGATTTTTATAGTTCTTTGTTCATCGACAATGATCACAACTGACGCTTTCCTCTTTCCGATATCGCATTGATTCCCATACACTGCGCCACTACATTCTTTTCGGTGAAAATTCTCATAACTTATTCAGCTCACATACTAACAGCAAGGAGTTTAAACCATTACTACAAACACACATTCTTAGAGTACACTGCATCAACATAAATAGAGCCGAACCGGCCATCGATACCTTTACTGTGCCATTACTTATATAGCTTTTTGGTCATTCTTATACATATTATGACAAGCCCGACATTCATTTCGTGAAAAAAACGACACAAATAGAATTGCAACTTCCATTTTTTTATTTTTTAATAAATGTTTCCTTTTTTTGATTCTGCTCCCCATTTATATAACAGGGAGCAGTCAAGAACACATGTTGTAGATTTCTCCTCTCTGCCCAAGTCATGAGCAACAGCTTGAATCTGCAACCCACGTAAAAAAGGCCCGTAATTGCCTCAGCAATTACGAACCATGATTGTTAAATTGATGCGGTCGAGAGGACTCGAACCTCCACGGGGGGTTAGCCCACACGGACCTGAACCGTGCGCGTCTGCCAATTCCGCCACGACCGCATATATATTGTCGAATCTTCGAAAGATAACTTTCTTAGCGACAAGATAGATCATACCATGCTCACATCAAGATGTCAAACCTTTTATATTTTTTTATCCCCTTGATAAATAAGGAATAATGGATTAAAATAAGAACATAGGTTCTCAAGAAAGTATGTTCTATGTTCATTCAGCCAAATATGCATTATCACCATATTCCCTAAGGCGGTGAATGGTTATGATCTCTTCAGCTACTGCTCAGAATGAATTGTCTCTTGTGAAAAGTTATTTGCTTCTTACCTTTATTCAAAAAGTATTTGAGCGGGACAGTCTGATTCTTGAAGAGAGCGGTGTTCTGAAAACACCTGGTCTTTATGTCGAAATGATCAACGCAGGAGTAGATCGTACTGGAATCTTACTATCGGAAGTAAAACATGAATTCAATAAATGTCAGATTCGTGTTGTGGATATACAACAAAACCTCTCAGGCGTTTACGCCACCTATATAAGTAATGGAAATAAAAAGCAGTTCAGTATGGCTATGCCCGTATTCCGCAAAGAAATGTATGAGCGAATGCGCGCTTATCTGGGGCTCTCAACCTCTATGCCTCATACAGCTGCCCTTCCTTTACCTGAAAAACATCGCCCCATTCCAGATAGCCGCTCAGCTACCAAGCCTCTACGGTTCGCTGAACGGAATCTGGTTCCCCCTTCCTCGGCCTATAAGCGTAAATCGCTTCGCCCTGCTGCTTCTGCCACAAGCGGAAGTGCATAATCCCCGCACGGCTCGCAAGCAAAAGAAGCTTCCGCAAGCATCAACCGTGCTCGGAAGCTTCTATGCATAATTGTCAGCTATAAGTATCCATTTCTACCCGCTATGAGCGGGTGTATGATGAATTTCCATACATCATTCGCTTTATTGCAGCGCCTTCTGTACACGTGTAACCCCTTGGCTAAGTGCGTGTCCTCCGCCTACCGCTGCAGCTACAGCGATGGTTTCCATAATCTCCTGATCACTGGCTCCCTTGGATCGGGCCTCGTCCACATGATAAAAGGTACATACCTCATTGTTAGCAAATAAACCAATGCCGAGCGCAATCAGTTGCTTGGTTTTCTCATCTAGACTCCCGGCTTGAAAGCACTCTCCGGTGAAACGATGATAGGCATGAACTACCTCCGGCAGCTTATTTTCCAAATGGCTAATTTGATCCTTGTAGGCATGTACTTTTTCATTCATAACCGTCATTGACACAGCACGTCCTCTCATGTTGAGTTATTCTTCATTACTGTGTCCGGTTTGGAGTTTCTGTATGCCTGATGAGCCATCAAGTTATGATATTCAACCACATTTGAAGCACATGCTTCTAATTATCCAGTTCTACCGGATTGTGACGCGGCTCACTGAACGGCTGATATGTATAACTGCGATCCAGCTTGACCACACGTCGATTCTGGCGGCGAATAAGCACTTGCTCATCATCCCACGCCAGAACAATACCAATGACATCGTTGGACTCCAATCCATCCCGCACGACACGCACTTTCTCACCGGAAAGCCGATAGGCATCCAATTCTTCATCTAAAATCATCCTGTTCTCCCCCTTTACACACTTTTTGGCACAACGATCAGCACATATATAATTAAAAAGCTTAAAAAAGAGACCTAAACGAATCATCTAGGTCTCTTCTCTCTTACTACTTATATGGATTGCCAACAGAGCGACAAATTATCCCGACTGATTTACACTGTGATCATGTTCTTTTGTATCATTCTTCTCGTACCAGAAGTCCAGCACTTGTGCAGACAACACTCGCTGATCTACATACTCCACTTGATGGGCAGTAAATTCTTCTTTCCAAGAGAAGGACAATTCCTCGCATAGGTTAACCAACGTCAACAACTCTGACCAGGCCACATAGCGTTTATACCAAAAAAACTGAGGATGTTCAATCATATAGGGATACAAATCGTCGAATTCCGTATGCTTACAATCCAAGGCGCGTTCAAAATGTACTTTAGCCGCTGCCAGTTTTTCCAGAAAAAACTGTTCGGTCAATTGTTCTTTCCCCATGTTGCTGCCTCCTCTCCCAAAACCTTATCTATATTATAAGCGAAATTAAGGTTCATGCAAAGGATATTATTACAAATAAGGATCAGGAGCAGCCGAATTGTTACTATTCAGCAAACTCGATCTTACCGTCAGCCAGCGATGTGATTTTGACCAATGACTCTACACGAATGCCCTGTTCGCGAATTGTTCTCGCTCCAGCTTGGAAGCATTTCTCCACCGCGACACCGAATCCGACCAGTTCGGCTCCCGAACGCTGAATGATTTTAACCATGCCTCGCGCGGCATCGCCATTGGCGATAATATCATCAATGAACAACACACGATCCTGTTCGTGAATAAATTGACGGGATAGCATAATATCCGTGACAATCCCTTTCGTAAACGAAGGTACGCGTTCGCACAGCGCGTCCGGATCAGCCAATAAAGTCTTTTTTCGACGAGCAAATACCAACGGTACACCCAACTCCAGCGCTGTGGCAAAGCCGACGGCAATGCCTGAAGATTCCACGGTCACGACTCTGGTGATTTTTTCTTCCCGGAAACGGGCTGCGAACTCTCGTCCCATTTCCATCGTCAGTTCCGGGTCAACTTGGTGGTTAAGCAAACCATCCAGCTTCAACACCTGATCTGACGCAATCACACCCTCATTTAAAATTCGTTTCTTTAATACTTCCATTTCATGACCTCCCAAGGCATTCCTATGCGGTAAAAGTACCATACTTCACCTGCCGCTTTCAAGCCAAAGCCTGCTTTCCAGATGGTCATGTAACATTTTTTTTACGCTTGTTCCAGAACCATGCGGTGATTCCACCCAAAACGATCAAAAGAATGACGACCAAACCTACCCGATGCGTCACCTTCTCCATCAGCTTTGCCACCTGTTCCCAGTGCATGCCCACCGCATGTCCAATCCCCAGAAACGTACCGCACCACAGCAGCGCTCCTGCTGATGCATAACTGATATAGCGAAAAACGCTTAGACGGGTTGTACCTGCCAAATATGAGGACACATGTCTCAGGCCGGGGACAAAATAACCAAACAGAATCCCCCAGGTGCCGTAACGTCCGAACCAATTTTCGGAAGAAGCAATCCTGGAGGGGGTAAGCCTCACCCATTTACCGTATCGGTGCAACAGCGGCTTGCCCAGCAGACGACCCAGCGTGTAGCTGAGCATCATTCCCGTCATACTCCCGGAAAATGTAACTGCCAGCGCTGCGATAAAGTTGTAGTGTCCTTGAGACACGAGCCCGCCGAAGGCGATCATCAGCACTTCGTCAGGGATCGGCATACCAGCTACTCCAAGGGCAAGCAAGCCGAACATTGCCAAATATCCGTATTCTAGTATCCATGCAAGGATTTGACCCATAAATTACGCTCCCGTCAAGCTATTCATTGAATTCACTATAATTATTTCAGTATCATCCAGTCATGTCCCATTTCAGTTGAACATAGTTTGTATTATATGCTCACTGTAGCGTTATTCAAGCGTGCAAGGAGGGACTGGGGATGAAACGTAATATTCATGTTTTGCAGATTGCTTTTACATACATCGGTACAATCGTCGGTGCCGGATTTGCTACCGGACAAGAAATATTGCAATTTTTTACGCAGTATGGACGGTGGGCTACACTCACGATTATTCTGTCCACAATCATATTTGTATGGCTGGGTACGAAAATGATGCTAATCGCTCATGATATTTCAGCCAGGTCCTACGAGGATCTGAACAAGCACCTTTTTGGCGCCAAGGCCGGAAAATGGATCACCTGGTCCACGCTCACTGTGCTGGTCGGCGTGAACAGCGTCATGCTGGCAGGAGCCGGCTCCGTTTTTGTGGAGCATCTTCATCTGCACTACCAGACTGGACTGCTCATTACACTGATCGGAACTTACTTGCTGCTGAATAAAGGCATTAAAGCGATTCTGCATATGAACACCATTGTTGTCCCACTGATGATTACCATATCTCTTCTGCTCGTTCACAGCACACTGTCCATGCCAAATCCGCAGAGCTTTATTACGAATACGACAGATCACAGTACATTACGGACATGGATTTCTCCACTCCTGTACACGTCCTTCAATCTGACGATGGCACAGGCCGTGCTTGTCCCGCTTGGCAGCCAAACTTTCTCCCGCAGAACCATTCGTTGGGGCGGCATTTTGGGCGGAATTGGCGTCGGGTGCATGCTGATGGCTGCACATTTTGTCATGTCAGCGCATATGCCTGGCATTCAGCAATTTGAAATTCCGATGGGCAGCATTGCTTACCAGTTGGGCTCGATGGTCGAAATTATATACATTGTACTTATTTTTATGGAAATCTTCAGTACCTTTGTGGCCGACATCTATGGAATCAGTCTACAAATTCGTCAGCATATCCAAATTTC
This DNA window, taken from Paenibacillus kribbensis, encodes the following:
- a CDS encoding carboxymuconolactone decarboxylase family protein — protein: MTVMNEKVHAYKDQISHLENKLPEVVHAYHRFTGECFQAGSLDEKTKQLIALGIGLFANNEVCTFYHVDEARSKGASDQEIMETIAVAAAVGGGHALSQGVTRVQKALQ
- a CDS encoding xanthine phosphoribosyltransferase, with protein sequence MEVLKKRILNEGVIASDQVLKLDGLLNHQVDPELTMEMGREFAARFREEKITRVVTVESSGIAVGFATALELGVPLVFARRKKTLLADPDALCERVPSFTKGIVTDIMLSRQFIHEQDRVLFIDDIIANGDAARGMVKIIQRSGAELVGFGVAVEKCFQAGARTIREQGIRVESLVKITSLADGKIEFAE
- a CDS encoding DedA family protein, encoding MGQILAWILEYGYLAMFGLLALGVAGMPIPDEVLMIAFGGLVSQGHYNFIAALAVTFSGSMTGMMLSYTLGRLLGKPLLHRYGKWVRLTPSRIASSENWFGRYGTWGILFGYFVPGLRHVSSYLAGTTRLSVFRYISYASAGALLWCGTFLGIGHAVGMHWEQVAKLMEKVTHRVGLVVILLIVLGGITAWFWNKRKKNVT
- a CDS encoding YkvI family membrane protein, encoding MKRNIHVLQIAFTYIGTIVGAGFATGQEILQFFTQYGRWATLTIILSTIIFVWLGTKMMLIAHDISARSYEDLNKHLFGAKAGKWITWSTLTVLVGVNSVMLAGAGSVFVEHLHLHYQTGLLITLIGTYLLLNKGIKAILHMNTIVVPLMITISLLLVHSTLSMPNPQSFITNTTDHSTLRTWISPLLYTSFNLTMAQAVLVPLGSQTFSRRTIRWGGILGGIGVGCMLMAAHFVMSAHMPGIQQFEIPMGSIAYQLGSMVEIIYIVLIFMEIFSTFVADIYGISLQIRQHIQISPKLITLFIMLTCFLISQFGFSSLLSVLYPIFGMLSLMWISKLIMAGRRRPFHSSRPHSSFRHSDSKPDNTRHG